A window from Moritella yayanosii encodes these proteins:
- the folE gene encoding GTP cyclohydrolase I FolE has product MTCLSKEALLVRSVLEERGLETPMIGTGLSSTEKKERIESHFTEILTLLELDLSDDSLAETPHRIAKMYVNEIFSGLDYATFPKITLIDNKMQVDEMVKVSNITLTSTCEHHFITIDGKATIAYIPRSKIIGLSKINRIVQFFSRRPQVQERLTQQILVALQTLLDSQDVAVSITATHYCVKARGVMDATSETTTTSLGGIFKSRPETRAEFLHCR; this is encoded by the coding sequence ATGACCTGCCTAAGTAAAGAAGCTTTATTAGTTCGTTCAGTTTTGGAAGAGCGAGGGTTAGAAACTCCGATGATCGGAACTGGGCTATCAAGCACCGAAAAGAAAGAACGCATTGAATCGCATTTTACCGAGATCCTGACACTATTAGAGCTCGATTTAAGTGATGATAGTTTGGCTGAAACGCCGCATCGTATTGCAAAAATGTACGTGAATGAAATATTCTCAGGTTTGGATTATGCGACATTTCCTAAAATCACTTTGATCGATAATAAAATGCAAGTAGATGAAATGGTTAAAGTAAGTAATATTACTTTAACAAGTACTTGTGAACATCACTTTATTACTATCGATGGTAAAGCTACTATTGCGTATATTCCTCGCAGTAAAATAATTGGCTTATCCAAGATTAACCGTATCGTGCAGTTTTTCTCACGCCGTCCACAAGTGCAAGAACGTTTAACGCAACAAATCTTAGTTGCGTTGCAAACCTTGCTTGATTCGCAAGATGTTGCCGTAAGCATTACCGCGACGCATTATTGTGTGAAAGCACGGGGTGTAATGGATGCAACAAGCGAAACAACAACCACATCTCTGGGTGGTATTTTTAAATCACGTCCTGAAACAAGAGCTGAATTCTTGCATTGTCGCTAA
- the htpG gene encoding molecular chaperone HtpG, which produces MTDTVNTETHGFQAEVKQLLKLMIHSLYSNKEIFLRELVSNAADAADKLRFKALSDNSLYGDDGELRVRISIDKTARTITIDDNGIGMSREDVISHLGTIARSGTSEFFDNLSGDQAKDSQLIGQFGVGFYSGFIVSEMITVNTRAAGAAADQAIQWESEGEGDYRLTNITKESRGTEIILHLREGEDDLLEAWKLRQIVNKYSDHISIPVEMWKEGQPESEGPDGPDGEKTPAVPGEWDSVTRASALWTLSKSELKDEEYQEFYKHIAHDFEDPLIWSHNRVEGKQEYTSLLYIPARAPFDMWNREKEHGLKLYVQRVFIMDDAEQFMPTYLRFVKGVLDSNDLPLNVSREILQDNKITTSLRTACTKRVLTMLERMAKNDDEKYLKFWNEFGQVLKEGPAEDMANKEKIASLLRFSSTSVDGAAQEVGFGKYIENMQEGQEKIYYITADNYTSAVKSAYLEIFKKKGIEVLLLTDRIDEWLLSHLTDFDGKQLVSVTKGDLDLGALDDDDAKKAKEEATEEFSSLIERIKTTLGEKVADVRLTHRLTETPSCVVTNEDGMSSQMIKLMESAGQAVPPQKYIFELNPEHEMIKRVADEADETVFADRVQLLLEQAQLTERGSLDDPAAFIARMNRLIG; this is translated from the coding sequence ATGACTGATACAGTTAATACTGAAACTCACGGTTTTCAGGCTGAAGTTAAGCAACTGCTTAAATTAATGATCCATTCTTTATACTCAAATAAAGAAATATTTTTACGTGAACTCGTCTCTAATGCGGCCGATGCAGCCGATAAACTGCGTTTTAAAGCATTATCTGATAATAGCTTATATGGCGATGATGGTGAATTACGCGTACGCATTTCGATAGACAAAACTGCCCGTACAATCACGATTGATGATAATGGTATCGGCATGTCACGTGAAGACGTTATCTCACACCTAGGCACAATAGCACGTTCTGGTACCTCTGAATTCTTTGACAACCTATCTGGCGATCAAGCGAAAGATTCACAATTAATCGGTCAATTCGGTGTTGGTTTCTATTCAGGTTTCATTGTTTCAGAAATGATAACCGTGAATACACGTGCAGCGGGCGCAGCAGCGGACCAAGCGATACAGTGGGAATCAGAAGGTGAAGGCGACTACCGTCTAACTAATATCACCAAAGAAAGCCGCGGTACTGAAATTATCTTACACTTGCGTGAAGGCGAAGATGATTTATTAGAAGCATGGAAACTGCGTCAAATCGTCAATAAATACTCTGATCACATCAGCATCCCAGTTGAAATGTGGAAAGAAGGACAACCTGAATCAGAAGGTCCAGACGGTCCAGACGGTGAAAAAACACCCGCTGTACCAGGTGAGTGGGATTCAGTGACACGTGCAAGTGCATTGTGGACTTTATCGAAAAGTGAGCTGAAAGATGAAGAATATCAAGAATTCTACAAGCATATCGCACACGACTTTGAAGATCCTCTGATATGGAGCCATAATCGCGTAGAAGGTAAGCAAGAATACACTAGCCTACTTTATATCCCAGCGCGTGCACCATTTGATATGTGGAACCGTGAAAAAGAACACGGTCTAAAACTCTATGTGCAACGTGTGTTCATCATGGATGACGCTGAGCAGTTCATGCCAACTTACCTGCGTTTCGTGAAGGGTGTGTTAGATTCAAACGATTTACCACTAAACGTATCTCGTGAAATCTTACAAGATAATAAAATCACGACTTCATTACGTACTGCTTGTACTAAGCGTGTATTAACTATGCTAGAACGCATGGCGAAAAATGATGACGAGAAATACTTGAAATTCTGGAATGAATTCGGTCAAGTGCTTAAAGAAGGTCCCGCTGAAGATATGGCGAATAAAGAGAAAATTGCTTCTTTATTACGTTTTTCTTCAACGTCTGTTGATGGTGCTGCACAAGAAGTTGGTTTTGGTAAATATATCGAAAACATGCAAGAAGGCCAAGAAAAGATTTATTACATCACTGCAGATAACTACACAAGTGCTGTGAAGAGTGCTTATCTTGAGATCTTCAAGAAAAAGGGCATTGAAGTATTACTATTAACAGATCGCATTGATGAGTGGTTATTATCACATCTAACAGATTTTGATGGCAAGCAACTGGTATCGGTTACTAAGGGTGATCTTGACCTTGGTGCACTAGATGATGACGATGCTAAAAAAGCGAAAGAAGAAGCAACGGAAGAATTTTCCAGCCTCATTGAGCGTATTAAAACAACGCTAGGTGAAAAAGTAGCCGATGTTCGTTTAACTCATCGTCTAACAGAAACACCGTCTTGTGTTGTTACAAATGAAGATGGCATGAGCAGTCAAATGATCAAGTTAATGGAATCTGCGGGTCAAGCAGTACCACCACAGAAGTACATTTTTGAGCTAAATCCAGAGCACGAAATGATTAAACGTGTTGCTGATGAAGCAGATGAAACCGTATTTGCAGACAGGGTTCAGCTATTGTTAGAGCAAGCACAATTGACTGAGCGTGGTAGCTTAGATGATCCTGCCGCATTTATTGCACGTATGAATCGCCTTATCGGTTAA
- the moeB gene encoding molybdopterin-synthase adenylyltransferase MoeB — translation MTNPAIGGDLPSEDILSSEEELRYNRQIVLRHFDFDGQEALKQAKVLIIGAGGLGCASSQYLASAGMGQMTLVDFDHIELSNLQRQLLHRDSRIGEFKAISAKYELEQINPHCKVQAITNKPSEDELAHLIRQHDIVLDCTDNVETREQINRACFALKTPLVSGAAIRMEGQISVFTYADDEPCYQCLSQLFGNGTLSCVESGIMAPMVGIIGAMQALEAIKVVANFGSPMIGKILLVDGLTLSFQQMKLPKLPTCSVCHAPRTK, via the coding sequence ATGACCAACCCAGCTATTGGTGGCGACTTGCCTTCCGAAGACATTTTATCTTCGGAAGAAGAGTTACGCTATAACCGTCAAATTGTCTTACGCCACTTTGATTTTGACGGTCAAGAAGCCTTAAAACAAGCAAAAGTCTTGATTATTGGCGCTGGCGGGCTTGGTTGTGCGAGTAGTCAATACTTAGCATCTGCCGGTATGGGGCAGATGACATTAGTCGATTTTGATCATATTGAATTATCCAATTTACAGCGTCAATTACTGCATCGTGACAGTCGGATCGGTGAATTTAAAGCAATTTCAGCGAAATATGAACTTGAGCAAATAAACCCGCATTGTAAAGTCCAGGCTATCACCAATAAACCGTCTGAAGATGAATTAGCTCATTTAATCAGACAGCATGATATCGTGCTTGATTGTACTGATAATGTTGAAACACGCGAACAAATTAACCGCGCTTGTTTTGCATTAAAAACACCCTTGGTGTCCGGTGCTGCGATCCGTATGGAAGGACAAATAAGCGTCTTTACCTATGCGGATGATGAACCTTGCTATCAATGTTTAAGTCAATTATTTGGAAATGGTACGCTTAGTTGTGTTGAATCTGGCATCATGGCACCTATGGTAGGTATTATTGGTGCCATGCAAGCGCTGGAAGCCATTAAGGTCGTCGCTAATTTTGGGTCGCCAATGATAGGAAAAATCTTACTTGTCGATGGTCTTACACTATCATTTCAACAGATGAAATTACCAAAACTACCAACTTGTTCTGTATGTCATGCCCCGCGCACAAAATAA
- a CDS encoding cold-shock protein, producing the protein MSNTVIGKVKFFNEAKGFGFIEQENGPDVFVHFSSILVDGFKVLTDGQKVEFTVGQGQKGPQAENVKPL; encoded by the coding sequence ATGTCTAATACAGTAATCGGTAAAGTAAAATTCTTCAACGAAGCTAAAGGTTTCGGTTTCATCGAGCAAGAAAATGGCCCAGATGTATTCGTACATTTCAGCTCTATCTTAGTTGATGGCTTTAAAGTCCTTACTGACGGTCAAAAAGTTGAGTTCACTGTAGGCCAAGGCCAAAAAGGTCCTCAAGCTGAGAACGTTAAACCTCTTTAA
- a CDS encoding GTP cyclohydrolase: protein MNSILKLNTLWKCRYDQPIFAQQLLFLCFVVCLTATISLICTNANSSYAKEMAILTMYDDSATQGLVNVDSIYADAIRFDQQAGVDLTLVKEQVKYEQTLADLGFVLQQYQMMELQAFKFVIELPKREQVTTVMLTHLTNMLAEFTALNPDISANWQIDPNNALKLIVQLNTERQRHWGEIGFII from the coding sequence ATGAACTCGATATTAAAACTAAACACGTTATGGAAATGTCGTTACGACCAACCGATATTCGCCCAGCAGCTATTATTTTTATGCTTTGTTGTTTGTTTGACGGCCACAATCAGTTTGATCTGTACTAATGCCAATAGTTCTTATGCGAAAGAAATGGCTATTCTGACAATGTATGATGATAGCGCAACGCAAGGCTTGGTGAATGTTGATAGTATTTATGCGGATGCGATAAGGTTTGACCAGCAAGCGGGTGTAGATCTCACGCTGGTGAAGGAACAGGTAAAGTACGAACAAACGTTAGCTGATTTAGGCTTTGTGTTACAGCAATACCAAATGATGGAGTTACAAGCCTTTAAGTTTGTGATTGAACTGCCGAAGCGTGAGCAAGTCACGACGGTAATGCTGACGCATTTAACAAACATGTTGGCGGAGTTTACGGCGTTAAATCCGGATATTAGTGCCAACTGGCAGATAGATCCAAATAATGCGCTTAAATTAATTGTGCAATTGAACACCGAACGACAACGACATTGGGGTGAGATAGGGTTTATTATTTAA
- a CDS encoding exoribonuclease II: MFRDNPLLSQLKQNMRQNTPSVEGTVKGTERGFGFLEADDGESYFIAPPHMKKIMHGDRIKAYIETNGDKTSAEPDTLVEAKLTRFIARISMTKNKLTVLADSPVINMPIRAKLVGLGKQKVNDGDWVVAQLKSHALKDGSFAAEVTGFVATATDPNAPWWVTLARQNLAKDVPAMPDSVEFKDDTTRIDLTDKPFFTIDSASTQDMDDALFVEKTAEGNLKVTVAIADPTSYIPADSELNKIAAERAFTVYLPGRNIPMMPRELSDSVCSLVAGEKRPTLCCTYTINEDGALAEEFKFFTAWITSQHKLSYTQVSNWIEEESTEWQPEAQLAEQLQSLATFARHRQQWRKNNAIVFPDQPDYSFELDDSGNVLAIHVEHRRIANQMIEETMVAANITAARLFRQNGDVGVFNTHAGFDPEKIDLVVELLTEHGIECTKEHIQSLPGYVELQRTLAEKANPALDSRLRRMQSYSIISASAERHFAMGLDGYATWTSPIRKYGDIINHRLIKATLTNGSAPSATEDEVILMSERRRQHRMAERDISSWLYVDYLTPAVESKQVFEASIMDVNRGGLRVRLLENGAVAFIPASLLHDNKKEVKCLVETGQISIKDQVEYSLGDVIYVNIAEINKEKRNIVAKPVEKIAS; encoded by the coding sequence ATGTTTCGCGACAATCCACTACTATCTCAACTAAAACAAAATATGCGCCAAAACACGCCGAGTGTAGAAGGCACAGTTAAAGGCACTGAACGTGGTTTTGGCTTCCTTGAAGCGGATGATGGCGAAAGCTATTTCATTGCCCCGCCTCACATGAAAAAAATCATGCATGGCGATAGAATTAAAGCATATATCGAAACTAACGGCGATAAAACATCTGCAGAACCAGATACCTTAGTTGAAGCTAAGCTAACGCGTTTTATTGCCCGTATTAGTATGACTAAAAACAAGCTCACTGTGCTTGCAGACAGTCCTGTAATCAACATGCCAATTAGAGCTAAGTTAGTTGGTTTGGGCAAGCAAAAAGTTAACGACGGTGACTGGGTTGTAGCACAACTAAAATCTCACGCATTAAAAGATGGTAGCTTTGCCGCTGAAGTAACGGGGTTCGTTGCAACAGCAACAGATCCAAATGCACCATGGTGGGTAACACTAGCACGCCAAAATCTAGCTAAAGATGTTCCAGCAATGCCTGATTCTGTTGAATTTAAAGATGATACAACCCGTATTGATCTAACAGATAAGCCATTCTTTACTATCGATTCAGCGTCAACACAAGATATGGACGATGCACTGTTTGTTGAGAAAACAGCAGAAGGCAATCTTAAAGTAACGGTAGCGATCGCCGATCCAACATCATATATCCCTGCCGATTCAGAATTAAATAAAATTGCAGCAGAGCGCGCATTTACCGTATATCTACCGGGTCGTAACATCCCGATGATGCCACGTGAATTAAGTGATAGCGTTTGTTCATTAGTTGCTGGCGAAAAACGCCCGACGTTATGCTGTACTTATACCATCAATGAAGATGGTGCATTAGCAGAAGAATTTAAATTCTTCACCGCATGGATCACGTCACAGCACAAACTGTCTTACACCCAAGTATCTAATTGGATTGAAGAAGAATCAACTGAATGGCAACCTGAAGCACAACTGGCAGAACAGCTACAGTCATTGGCTACGTTTGCTCGTCATCGTCAACAATGGCGTAAAAACAATGCCATCGTGTTCCCTGACCAACCAGATTACAGCTTTGAGCTAGACGACAGCGGTAATGTACTGGCTATTCACGTAGAGCACCGTCGTATTGCCAATCAAATGATCGAAGAAACGATGGTTGCAGCGAACATTACAGCGGCACGTTTATTCCGTCAAAATGGTGATGTTGGTGTATTTAATACCCACGCAGGTTTCGATCCAGAGAAAATTGATTTGGTTGTCGAATTATTGACTGAGCATGGCATTGAATGTACCAAAGAGCACATCCAATCATTACCAGGTTATGTTGAATTACAACGTACGTTAGCTGAAAAAGCCAATCCAGCTTTAGACAGTCGTTTACGTCGCATGCAAAGCTATAGCATCATCAGTGCCAGTGCAGAACGCCACTTCGCGATGGGCTTAGACGGTTATGCAACATGGACGTCACCTATTCGTAAATATGGTGACATCATTAACCACCGTCTAATCAAAGCAACATTGACCAATGGTTCTGCACCTTCTGCAACTGAAGATGAAGTGATCTTAATGTCAGAACGTCGTCGTCAACACAGAATGGCTGAACGTGATATCTCATCGTGGTTATACGTTGACTACCTAACACCTGCAGTAGAGAGCAAACAAGTATTCGAAGCAAGTATTATGGATGTGAACCGTGGTGGTTTACGTGTGCGTTTACTTGAAAATGGCGCGGTTGCATTTATCCCTGCTAGCTTATTACATGATAATAAGAAAGAAGTTAAATGCTTAGTTGAAACTGGCCAAATCAGTATTAAAGATCAAGTTGAATACAGCCTAGGTGACGTGATTTACGTTAACATTGCTGAAATCAACAAAGAAAAACGTAACATTGTTGCTAAACCAGTTGAAAAAATAGCGAGTTAA
- the nhaA gene encoding Na+/H+ antiporter NhaA — MNNTQDSFLTSFFKLESAGGIILMFSAVLAMIIANSPAQGLYALFLEIPVEIKLGGLEIAKPLLLWINDGLMAVFFFLVGLELKRELVEGELSDPRNIILPGVGAIGGMLIPALIYVYFNMDDPAALSGWAIPAATDIAFALGILSLLGSRVPVSLKIFLTSLAIFDDIGAILIIAFFYTANLSIPALIVAACCILVLAYFNKRNVDSKALYIFVGIVMWVAMLKSGVHATLAGVTLALFIPMQSKDKSHSPLKSMEHGLHFVVAFVILPVFAFANAGINLSGVGLEQILHPVPMGIALGLFIGKQVGIFGLCWLAIKCKIAKMPKGMDWCSLYGTAILCGVGFTMSLFIGSLAFEETGTNLLFDERLGIILGSLLSGIIGFFMLKSCLSKQADVAK; from the coding sequence ATGAACAACACACAAGATTCATTTTTAACTAGTTTTTTTAAACTAGAATCAGCGGGTGGCATTATTTTAATGTTCTCAGCTGTATTAGCTATGATTATAGCGAATAGCCCTGCACAAGGTTTATATGCATTATTTCTGGAAATTCCAGTAGAGATCAAACTTGGCGGTTTAGAGATCGCGAAACCATTATTGCTTTGGATTAATGATGGTTTAATGGCAGTGTTCTTCTTTTTAGTTGGACTTGAGCTAAAAAGAGAATTAGTCGAAGGGGAGTTATCTGATCCTCGTAATATTATTCTACCGGGTGTTGGTGCTATTGGTGGTATGTTAATCCCAGCGCTTATTTATGTTTACTTTAATATGGATGATCCCGCAGCATTAAGTGGTTGGGCTATCCCTGCTGCAACAGATATTGCATTTGCGTTAGGTATCTTGAGCCTATTAGGTTCTCGTGTGCCTGTTAGCTTGAAAATATTCTTAACATCGTTAGCTATTTTTGATGATATTGGCGCGATCCTGATTATTGCCTTCTTCTATACAGCGAACCTGTCTATTCCAGCACTTATTGTGGCAGCCTGCTGTATCCTAGTGTTGGCCTATTTCAATAAACGTAATGTTGATTCGAAAGCATTGTATATTTTCGTTGGTATTGTAATGTGGGTGGCAATGTTGAAATCTGGCGTTCATGCTACATTAGCTGGTGTTACCCTTGCACTGTTTATTCCTATGCAGTCAAAAGATAAATCACATTCACCATTGAAGTCGATGGAACATGGCTTACACTTCGTTGTTGCCTTTGTTATCTTACCTGTCTTTGCATTTGCAAATGCCGGGATTAATTTATCGGGTGTTGGTCTAGAACAAATCTTACACCCTGTGCCTATGGGTATTGCGTTAGGCTTATTTATTGGTAAGCAAGTTGGTATCTTTGGTTTATGTTGGTTAGCGATTAAATGTAAGATTGCAAAAATGCCAAAAGGTATGGATTGGTGTTCTTTATATGGTACCGCCATCTTATGTGGTGTTGGTTTCACCATGAGTTTATTTATTGGTTCATTAGCCTTCGAAGAAACGGGTACCAACTTATTATTTGATGAGCGTCTTGGTATTATCTTAGGTTCGTTACTGTCGGGTATCATAGGTTTCTTCATGCTGAAATCATGTTTATCCAAGCAAGCGGACGTCGCTAAATAA
- a CDS encoding acyl-CoA-binding protein codes for MTDLRAKFDATVDQVQNGSARNKPSQELKLEFYSLFKQATKGDVAAKKPSIFDMVAFAKWTAWNKLRGLSSDQAMEKYIARVEEENAA; via the coding sequence ATGACAGACCTACGCGCTAAATTTGACGCTACAGTAGACCAAGTTCAAAATGGCTCTGCAAGGAACAAGCCTTCACAAGAATTAAAGCTAGAGTTTTACTCATTATTTAAGCAAGCAACAAAAGGGGATGTCGCGGCTAAGAAGCCATCTATCTTTGATATGGTTGCTTTTGCTAAATGGACTGCATGGAATAAATTACGGGGTTTATCTTCTGATCAAGCAATGGAAAAATATATTGCACGAGTAGAAGAAGAAAACGCGGCTTAA
- the can gene encoding carbonate dehydratase — MSTIKSIFERNRAWSEQINEQFPDFFEQLSKQQSPDYLWIGCSDSRVPANQIMALPPGEVFVHRNIANVVVHTDLNCLSVIQYAVEVLKVKHIIVCGHYGCGGIKAAMGDEQHGLIDNWLRHIKDVERFHMDELKDVSGEDKIDRMCELNVVEQVRNVCNTTIVKRAWRKGEELTIHGWIFNISNGVLKSLTESINSREKQLEVIAN; from the coding sequence TTGAGTACTATTAAATCGATATTTGAACGCAATCGCGCATGGTCAGAGCAGATTAATGAACAGTTCCCTGACTTTTTTGAGCAACTTTCTAAACAACAATCACCTGATTATTTATGGATCGGTTGTTCCGATAGTCGCGTACCTGCAAACCAGATTATGGCTCTGCCTCCGGGGGAAGTTTTTGTTCACCGTAATATTGCCAATGTTGTTGTGCACACTGACTTAAATTGTTTATCAGTGATCCAGTACGCCGTAGAGGTGCTTAAAGTAAAACATATTATTGTGTGTGGTCATTATGGTTGTGGGGGTATTAAAGCGGCCATGGGCGATGAGCAACATGGCTTGATTGATAATTGGTTACGTCATATTAAAGATGTAGAGCGCTTCCACATGGACGAGTTAAAAGATGTTAGTGGAGAAGATAAAATTGATCGTATGTGTGAATTGAATGTTGTCGAGCAGGTTAGAAATGTCTGTAATACCACTATTGTGAAGCGAGCTTGGCGCAAGGGTGAAGAATTAACGATTCATGGTTGGATTTTTAATATCAGTAATGGTGTATTGAAAAGCTTAACTGAGAGTATTAATTCGAGAGAGAAACAACTGGAAGTCATTGCTAACTAA
- the adk gene encoding adenylate kinase, whose protein sequence is MRIILLGAPGAGKGTQAQFIMENYGVPQISTGDMLRAAIKEGSELGQKVKAVMDSGQLVSDELIIELVKDRVKKEDCAKGFLLDGFPRTIPQADAMKENGIDVDFVLEFDVPDEEIVKRMSGRRVHAPSGRVYHTVYNPPKVAGKDNETGDELTIRVDDVEETVRKRLAIYHDQTAPLIAYYGKEAEAGNSKYVTFDGTQTVDAVSKQLAELLG, encoded by the coding sequence ATGCGTATTATTTTATTAGGTGCACCAGGTGCAGGAAAGGGAACTCAAGCACAGTTCATCATGGAAAATTATGGTGTTCCGCAAATCTCTACTGGTGATATGCTACGAGCTGCTATTAAAGAAGGTTCTGAGTTAGGTCAAAAAGTTAAAGCTGTTATGGATAGTGGCCAACTAGTATCTGACGAACTAATTATTGAATTAGTTAAAGATCGCGTTAAGAAAGAAGATTGTGCAAAAGGTTTCCTACTAGACGGTTTCCCACGTACTATCCCACAAGCTGACGCTATGAAAGAAAACGGCATTGACGTTGATTTCGTACTTGAATTTGACGTGCCTGATGAAGAAATCGTTAAACGTATGAGTGGTCGTCGTGTTCACGCGCCTTCTGGCCGTGTTTACCACACTGTTTATAATCCGCCAAAAGTGGCAGGTAAAGATAACGAAACTGGTGATGAATTAACAATCCGTGTGGATGATGTTGAAGAAACTGTGCGTAAACGTTTAGCTATCTACCATGACCAAACTGCACCACTTATTGCTTATTATGGCAAAGAAGCGGAAGCAGGTAACAGCAAATATGTTACATTCGACGGTACACAAACTGTTGATGCGGTAAGCAAGCAATTAGCTGAATTACTTGGCTAG
- a CDS encoding glutathione peroxidase yields the protein MTKLYDFEVTTITGKQKKLSDYKGQAVLIVNTASKCGFTNQYAELEELQQTYASKGLAILGFPCNQFKQQEKGSDADINAFCQLNFGVTFDMFSKIDVNGDNAAPLYKWLKSEATGLLGSKGIKWNFTKFLVNRDGDVVDRFAPTLSPKGMVKDIEKLL from the coding sequence ATGACTAAGCTTTATGATTTCGAAGTAACTACGATCACAGGTAAACAAAAAAAACTCAGTGATTATAAAGGTCAAGCAGTGTTGATTGTAAATACAGCGAGTAAATGTGGATTTACTAATCAATATGCAGAATTAGAAGAGTTACAGCAAACCTATGCCAGTAAAGGATTGGCTATTTTAGGCTTCCCTTGCAATCAGTTTAAGCAACAAGAAAAAGGTTCAGATGCTGATATCAACGCATTCTGTCAGCTTAATTTTGGTGTCACTTTTGATATGTTTAGCAAAATAGATGTGAATGGCGATAATGCAGCCCCACTTTATAAGTGGCTTAAGTCAGAAGCCACAGGCCTATTAGGTAGTAAAGGCATCAAGTGGAATTTCACTAAATTTTTGGTTAACCGTGACGGTGATGTTGTCGATCGTTTTGCTCCAACACTCTCGCCAAAAGGCATGGTAAAAGATATTGAGAAACTGCTGTAA
- the moeA gene encoding molybdopterin molybdotransferase MoeA has translation MGCCDVQGLKPLDLAMQEMLASIDAVTETLTLDLADALDYILAEDISSPMNVPPFDNSAMDGYAVRISDLTQSMTLPLAGKAFAGQPFNGDWPLGTCIRIMTGAPVPKGCEAVIMQERTQVNGEQITFENIPPMHDNIRNAAEDIAIGQAVLTKGRRLTPRDIPMLATIGIDKVTVYRRLKVAIFSTGDELKNLGQPLADGEIYDSNRYSINAMLSRLNLDIIDFGIIPDNEVLLRETFIKADAVADAVITSGGVSVGEADYTKVLLEELGEIGFWKLAIKPGKPFAFGSLPNSKFFGLPGNPVSATVTFHQLVVPALAKMTNQVYTPTPRFNAIAATKMKKTPGRMDFQRAIYSVNAQGQLEVVSTGSQGSGVFSSLSHSNCYAIIEQDRGNVEIGETVTIEPFNEILN, from the coding sequence ATGGGATGTTGTGATGTACAAGGGCTAAAACCACTGGATTTAGCGATGCAAGAGATGTTAGCCAGTATTGATGCAGTAACAGAAACACTGACATTAGATTTAGCGGATGCGCTCGATTATATTCTCGCTGAAGACATTTCCTCTCCAATGAATGTCCCGCCTTTTGATAATTCAGCAATGGATGGTTATGCAGTTCGGATCTCAGACCTTACTCAATCAATGACCCTACCACTTGCAGGTAAAGCATTTGCTGGTCAACCCTTTAATGGCGATTGGCCACTCGGTACTTGTATCCGCATTATGACTGGCGCGCCAGTACCGAAAGGTTGCGAAGCCGTTATCATGCAAGAAAGAACACAAGTGAACGGTGAGCAAATCACCTTCGAAAACATACCACCCATGCATGACAATATTCGTAATGCCGCTGAAGATATTGCTATCGGCCAAGCCGTACTAACCAAAGGTCGTCGCCTTACCCCACGTGATATTCCCATGCTAGCAACTATCGGTATTGATAAAGTGACTGTGTATCGTCGTTTAAAAGTCGCTATATTCTCAACCGGTGATGAGCTAAAAAACTTAGGCCAACCGCTTGCAGATGGGGAAATTTATGACAGTAACCGTTATAGCATCAACGCCATGTTATCGCGTTTAAATTTAGACATCATCGATTTTGGTATTATCCCTGATAACGAAGTCCTACTACGCGAAACCTTTATCAAAGCCGATGCGGTAGCAGACGCCGTGATCACCTCCGGTGGTGTATCCGTTGGTGAAGCTGACTACACTAAAGTTTTACTCGAAGAATTAGGTGAAATTGGCTTTTGGAAACTGGCCATTAAACCAGGTAAACCGTTCGCATTCGGGTCGCTGCCAAACAGTAAATTCTTTGGTTTACCCGGCAACCCAGTATCTGCGACGGTGACGTTTCACCAACTTGTGGTACCCGCATTAGCTAAGATGACCAACCAAGTTTATACACCAACACCGCGTTTCAATGCGATTGCGGCAACGAAAATGAAAAAAACACCTGGTCGTATGGATTTCCAGCGCGCGATTTATAGTGTCAATGCACAAGGTCAACTTGAAGTCGTATCAACAGGTAGCCAAGGGTCTGGCGTTTTCAGTAGTTTGAGTCATTCAAACTGCTATGCAATTATCGAGCAAGATCGCGGTAATGTTGAAATTGGTGAAACGGTCACTATCGAACCCTTTAACGAGATCCTAAATTAA